One window from the genome of bacterium encodes:
- a CDS encoding IPTL-CTERM sorting domain-containing protein, whose protein sequence is MLAKTEAKIGFSALSRFVMSSCLLLALAAGSPLSAAELPSQQVPLACQSNITIGESVDPVDNTLFHVILTVANVESSDAGDVPQTQQFPFVRFFPSCSAIPCTPAPGVDVVAGSESSNCPQALNAPIAGAGFVDFTFTPTLELGPNAAPGMGFDTFCDILVDVRVNPVPAVATTFNMEGTTTGACVSFDGSSSGSGSDDIMFVPAVPTLGEAALAVLALLLIVGSLVILRRRWQSSEAAP, encoded by the coding sequence ATGTTGGCGAAGACTGAGGCTAAGATCGGCTTCTCAGCGCTATCGCGGTTCGTAATGAGCAGCTGCCTGCTGCTGGCGCTGGCCGCGGGCTCACCGCTGTCGGCGGCTGAGCTTCCAAGCCAGCAGGTTCCTTTGGCCTGTCAATCGAACATCACGATCGGCGAGTCGGTCGATCCGGTGGACAACACTCTCTTTCACGTAATCCTTACGGTTGCGAACGTCGAGTCCTCGGACGCCGGCGATGTTCCCCAGACCCAGCAATTCCCGTTTGTCCGCTTCTTCCCGTCCTGTAGCGCCATCCCCTGTACGCCCGCTCCCGGGGTCGACGTTGTCGCGGGCTCCGAGTCCTCCAACTGTCCGCAGGCCCTCAATGCGCCGATAGCGGGCGCTGGCTTCGTCGACTTCACTTTCACCCCCACGCTGGAGCTGGGACCCAACGCAGCGCCGGGCATGGGGTTCGATACCTTCTGCGACATACTTGTCGATGTGCGGGTGAATCCGGTTCCGGCGGTGGCGACCACGTTCAACATGGAGGGCACGACGACCGGCGCGTGTGTGAGCTTCGATGGGAGCTCGAGCGGGAGCGGCAGCGATGACATCATGTTCGTTCCGGCGGTGCCTACTCTCGGAGAGGCGGCTCTGGCGGTCCTGGCGCTCCTCCTGATCGTCGGCTCTCTCGTCATCCTGCGGCGAAGGTGGCAGTCGTCTGAAGCGGCCCCATAG
- a CDS encoding DUF11 domain-containing protein, with product MRGSGTDRLRLLGLASACLAGLVLAGGVALSADSLPFLVKDINASGTSSPTELVEMGGLTYFAADNGVNGVELWKSNGTTQGTVLVKDICPDACSSGPSLLTVVNGNVFFRADNGVHGQELWKSNGTAGGTVLVKDIVPGAGSSGLAFLEAAGSTLFFRANDPVFGNELFKSNGTAAGTVLVKDLAPGSGSNISSITAMGSSVYFSAGVSPYGSELWKSNGTAAGTVLVKDINTGAGSSIPHELTAVGNTLFFAAWTFSGIELWKTDGTTGGTLGVKDIYPGPGSSAPSSLVALGNELFLVANDGATGSELWKSDGSLAGTVRVKDIRPGAAASSPTHLTVAGSLLYLAADDGLVGHELWRSNGTGGGTYLIRDINPGAAGSGISELKSVDDMLYFVADNGLAGSELWKSNGTAGGTDIVDDLILGATGSSPTEPTASPSMVFFAANDALLGRELWALQVGGPILSFAKSFGDNAVETGTSAHTFTLTVTNDGSGPASTVRITDAVDGRLTVNSVSPAAQCAASSGQFVDCTFPTLAAGAFETVTVTYSVGSGVTPADNVLNVAEVGDLDGSLVEASDTVDIIAPCTLPVHLDIIGETIYSTYLAEACISISAGPTVNVMSGANATLRAGDIVVLNDGFMVSSGATLTVTLE from the coding sequence ATGAGGGGATCTGGCACCGACCGACTGCGACTACTCGGGCTCGCCAGCGCCTGCTTGGCTGGCCTCGTCCTTGCCGGTGGGGTTGCGCTGTCCGCGGATTCCTTGCCGTTCTTGGTCAAAGACATCAACGCGTCCGGAACTTCGTCGCCGACCGAGCTCGTGGAAATGGGGGGCCTTACCTACTTCGCAGCCGACAACGGTGTCAACGGCGTCGAGCTCTGGAAATCCAACGGCACCACTCAAGGTACCGTTCTGGTCAAAGACATCTGCCCGGACGCTTGCAGCTCGGGGCCGAGCCTGCTGACGGTCGTCAACGGCAACGTCTTTTTCAGAGCCGACAATGGTGTCCATGGCCAGGAGCTCTGGAAGAGCAACGGCACCGCCGGCGGGACAGTGCTGGTCAAGGACATCGTACCCGGTGCCGGCAGCTCCGGACTGGCGTTCCTGGAGGCGGCGGGCAGCACCCTGTTTTTCAGAGCGAATGACCCGGTCTTCGGAAACGAGCTGTTCAAGAGCAACGGCACAGCGGCCGGCACAGTGCTCGTCAAAGACCTCGCACCCGGCTCCGGCAGCAACATCAGCTCCATCACGGCGATGGGAAGCAGCGTCTACTTCTCGGCGGGTGTCAGTCCCTACGGCAGTGAGCTCTGGAAGAGCAACGGCACCGCCGCCGGTACCGTACTGGTCAAGGACATCAACACCGGCGCCGGCTCCTCCATCCCACACGAGCTCACTGCTGTCGGTAACACGCTTTTCTTCGCGGCCTGGACCTTCAGCGGCATCGAGCTGTGGAAGACCGACGGCACCACCGGCGGGACTCTGGGGGTCAAGGATATCTACCCGGGGCCAGGCTCGTCCGCCCCCTCGTCACTCGTCGCCCTGGGCAACGAGCTTTTCTTGGTGGCCAATGACGGAGCCACCGGTAGCGAGCTCTGGAAGAGCGATGGCAGCCTCGCGGGCACTGTCCGGGTCAAGGACATCCGCCCCGGAGCCGCCGCTTCGAGCCCCACGCACCTCACGGTCGCCGGAAGCCTGCTCTATCTTGCCGCCGATGATGGACTCGTCGGCCACGAGCTCTGGCGCTCGAACGGCACCGGTGGCGGGACCTATCTGATTCGTGACATCAACCCGGGCGCGGCGGGTTCCGGGATTTCCGAGCTGAAGAGCGTCGACGACATGCTCTACTTCGTCGCCGATAACGGGCTGGCCGGCAGCGAGCTCTGGAAGAGCAACGGTACAGCCGGGGGAACCGATATCGTGGACGATCTCATCCTGGGGGCGACGGGCTCGAGTCCCACCGAGCCGACCGCGTCACCCTCAATGGTCTTCTTCGCGGCCAACGACGCTCTCCTGGGCCGCGAGCTGTGGGCCCTCCAGGTCGGCGGTCCGATCCTCTCGTTCGCCAAGAGCTTTGGCGACAACGCCGTCGAAACCGGCACCTCAGCACACACCTTCACGCTGACCGTGACCAACGACGGTTCCGGCCCGGCGTCCACGGTGCGCATAACCGACGCCGTCGACGGCCGCCTGACGGTGAACTCGGTGTCGCCGGCAGCACAATGCGCGGCTTCCAGCGGCCAGTTCGTCGACTGTACCTTCCCGACCCTCGCCGCGGGCGCGTTCGAGACCGTTACCGTGACCTATTCCGTTGGCAGCGGCGTGACCCCGGCGGACAACGTTCTCAACGTCGCCGAGGTCGGTGATTTGGACGGCTCACTGGTCGAGGCCAGCGACACCGTCGACATCATCGCTCCCTGCACCCTGCCGGTGCACCTCGACATCATCGGCGAGACGATCTACTCGACCTACCTGGCCGAAGCCTGTATCTCGATCTCGGCCGGGCCCACGGTCAACGTCATGTCCGGCGCCAACGCCACGCTCCGGGCCGGCGACATTGTCGTGCTCAACGACGGCTTCATGGTCTCCTCCGGAGCCACGCTGACCGTGACTCTCGAATAG
- a CDS encoding peptidase M15, whose translation MNRRAFLKAIPLGLTAAAGARYWVGGANPAGALRYWLDSALRSPPRPPVVDPVTDEGAAPRVSRLEKTKDFDRAYEDDFLVEEARFQTLLSVVARIGRTQQLVGHGNFNLLSFDQMLSFAGNFPEIGEFPRAELDYREGLFFADATRYGFFGEKVIHDLTSAIPRKDVVKIAGSGHYLLKGEPVDKFRRIRKDIGDSITLTSGVRGLVKQYQLFLAKAVVTNGNLSQASRSLAPPGYSFHARGDFDLGKVGFGLDNFTESFCETDEYRKLIDLGYVGIRYTPKNPFGVRHEPWHIKIA comes from the coding sequence GTGAATCGAAGGGCGTTTCTCAAAGCCATACCACTTGGTCTTACCGCGGCCGCCGGGGCGCGCTACTGGGTCGGAGGGGCGAATCCGGCGGGTGCACTGCGCTACTGGCTCGATTCCGCCCTGCGGAGCCCCCCCCGCCCCCCGGTCGTCGACCCCGTCACCGACGAAGGCGCGGCGCCCAGGGTTTCGCGCCTCGAGAAGACCAAGGACTTCGACCGCGCCTACGAGGATGACTTCCTGGTGGAAGAAGCCCGTTTTCAGACCCTGCTCTCGGTGGTCGCGCGCATCGGGCGAACGCAGCAGCTGGTGGGGCACGGCAACTTCAACCTGCTGTCGTTCGATCAGATGCTGAGCTTCGCCGGCAACTTCCCCGAGATCGGAGAGTTCCCGCGCGCGGAGCTGGATTACCGCGAGGGGCTGTTCTTCGCGGACGCCACTCGCTACGGTTTCTTCGGCGAAAAGGTCATCCACGATCTGACCTCGGCGATACCGAGGAAAGATGTCGTCAAGATCGCCGGCAGCGGTCACTATCTTCTCAAGGGCGAGCCGGTCGACAAGTTCCGGCGCATCCGCAAAGACATCGGCGACAGCATCACGTTGACCTCGGGTGTCCGTGGGCTGGTCAAGCAGTATCAGCTCTTTCTCGCCAAGGCCGTCGTGACGAACGGCAATCTCTCGCAAGCGTCGCGTTCTCTGGCCCCGCCAGGCTACTCATTCCACGCTCGCGGAGATTTCGACCTGGGCAAGGTCGGTTTCGGCCTCGACAACTTCACCGAGTCCTTCTGCGAGACCGACGAATACCGCAAGCTCATCGATCTCGGATACGTCGGCATTCGATACACGCCGAAGAATCCATTCGGCGTGCGCCACGAGCCCTGGCACATCAAGATCGCGTAG